One region of Vibrio sp. FE10 genomic DNA includes:
- a CDS encoding cystatin domain-containing protein, protein MKKVRLTSLLGLAAVFSVAALAGCSQESDVAAQPQEKANPICSTKNLTGGWSQSDITPEAKQALDVVLGQMNTAAKLEKILSVRTQVVSGLNYAIDFEMDNGEVWNTIVYRSLQGEMTMTQAAQQGRLCPLIN, encoded by the coding sequence ATTACTTGGATTAGCAGCCGTGTTTAGTGTCGCTGCGTTAGCTGGATGTAGTCAGGAATCTGATGTTGCCGCTCAACCACAAGAGAAAGCGAATCCGATCTGTAGCACTAAAAACCTGACAGGTGGTTGGTCACAGAGTGATATCACGCCAGAAGCAAAACAAGCTTTAGATGTGGTTCTGGGACAAATGAATACTGCTGCGAAGCTTGAGAAAATCTTGAGTGTTCGAACTCAGGTTGTCAGTGGTTTGAACTATGCTATCGATTTTGAGATGGATAATGGCGAAGTTTGGAACACCATTGTGTATCGTTCGTTGCAGGGTGAGATGACAATGACTCAAGCTGCGCAACAAGGTCGCCTGTGTCCATTGATCAACTAG